The sequence TCAGCCATTCGCAGGCCAGCCTGACCAATTTTCCAGTGGCCACATTCGGAGGCATCACCCAGTACATTGATCGTGCGATTGCTGATTTTCACGCCCGAGCGACCCAACCCGGCTCAGTAAGTCCGGTGACAGAGGCAAATCCTCCCTCCCTTGATCCAGGCAACCTGGAATATGCCTATCAGGCGTATGTGGAATCTGAGGTTGAGCAGTACATTGCTGAGACTTTTAGCACTGAAACATACTCTGACTTGATCGAAGCCAAAAAAACCGCTCTACTGGCTTCCAATCGCAATCTGTACAGTAAATGGCAGGAGGATGCACTGGTATCTTTTGCCGATGCGCAAATACGGCACGAACTGGCTTCAAAAATGGACCTCCTTCGTTTCGAAGAATTCTGTCAACGGGAAAACAATGACTGATGTCTTTGGCTTCCCTGGTTTTTGTATAGTATTCAGCTCAAAAAAACGGATGCAAAGACACAAGTTACATGAACGACTGGTACCGCCAATGCACCAGCAAGGTGGTACATAGTTAAGACGTGGAGCGGGCATCAGTGGTTCACCTGTCCTGACTCCGGTATTTTCCCAGACCCAGTGCCTCAAATTCGTCAACCCAGTGCCCTTTTTCCACTCCCAATATCTTGAGCGCACAATTGATGGCATCTGCTGGCAGCCGATCAACCTGCAGATCAGGACGATTTCCCGTCACTGCTGGGCCAAACAGAATTTTCCCTTTTGACCAGACAATAGCGCCCTGGCTGCCCGCGCCTCCAAAATAGTCCGTTTCAATATAGGCAAGGTGTCCATTCTCCGAGTGGGTTTGGCCAAAATGGTTTAATTTTGGACTCAAAAAAAGAAAGCGTGGATCAAACGACCCACGCTCTTCAATAGTGGCTAGCGAATCATAAACGGCTTCGGTCACCGGAATCATCGCCAGGCCCTGCGACAACGGGATAAAGATGGCGGTTAATCGGGTCTGAACAATTTCACCCAGCAAGGCTTCTGATCCCAAAAATGCCTGCAGGCAATGCCCCATGACCGTTATCCTTATAACCAACTGATTTTATTGCGCTTTCCAGCTCAAAATCGGCGAATTCCCAAACCAGATTGACCAGAGCCCGGTGGCCAGCGATTTGTTTGTGAAGCGATGTTTGACCTGTCCTTTGACCGCCAGGGTTACGGCACCGCCCGGCCCCCAGCACAATTCCATTCGGTCCCCAGATTTCATATCAACCAGGGAACTTAAAAACGGATCCACGACGCTTTTCAGTGAATCGTACCCGGAGGTGTTCTTGCGCAGACTCTCTTCATATTGCTCACGGATTTTGGCGGCTTCGACATCACGCACAAAGTGCATGATGATGAGTTTGGCGGCTCCGTCCTTGAGCATCTGTGATTTGGCATCCGCCGCTTTGTTGTACTTACCGGCTTCGTAATAAGCAGCCGCAGCATAGACTTTGAATCCGAGTTTGCTGCGAACTCCAAGATGGGTGACTTCAAAGCTATATCCGTAATTGCCGCCCTTTGATAAAAACGAGACGCCGGTTGATGGTTCTTTGACATTTTGCGCCATGGCTGAAAGACAGCTCAAGCCCATCATCAGACAGAGGCCGGCAATTGAAATGACCAGTTTTCGAGTCATGTGGGTTTCCTCACAAAAGTAAAAGTGATTTTTTTCAAGCGAATGTTGAAAGAATATTTGGCGGGACAACGGGCGTGATTGTAGCGCACCTGGGCCCAAATCACCTATCAACAGTTCTCCTGGAGTTCCGGATTCGAAGCCTGACAAGATAACAGGGTGACAGGGCATAAGCGCCAAGATAAGAGAGATGAACCCGATCTGGACAAGAAGACAAGGAGACATCAAACCAGTTCTCGTGAGCCTGAACAACCTCCGATTGGGAGCCAGGGATCAGGTCATCCGTTGAGTTCTCCTTGTCTCCTTGTCATCTTGTCATTGTGTCACCTTGTCAGCGTCACGGGTTTTGGATACCCAGCGTGGTACCGTGTCCACTGTCTGCCGAAGAATCAGGTTGAGTTGCGCCGTGTGGTGCTGAACGTGCCGGAGATTATGGAGCAATATTTCCGCCATGTTCAGGTCCAGCCAGTAAAAACCGGCTTTCTGCTGGGCCTGCTCATCAGTCAGATTGGCAATCCTGGCCCGGCATTTCTGACGGCCATGCTCAAGGTAGGAGAGCAGTTCCACTTTCGTGTAGACCCGTTCAGGAAGAATTCCGGTTGGGTCTAATTCATCCATGGTAAATGGCGCGGGAGGAACAAAGCCTTCAACTGAATCCGAAAGGCACAAATCGAGAAAGAACAGTGTGTGATACACGGTGTACCAGAACTCTG comes from Acidobacteriota bacterium and encodes:
- a CDS encoding chalcone isomerase family protein: MTRKLVISIAGLCLMMGLSCLSAMAQNVKEPSTGVSFLSKGGNYGYSFEVTHLGVRSKLGFKVYAAAAYYEAGKYNKAADAKSQMLKDGAAKLIIMHFVRDVEAAKIREQYEESLRKNTSGYDSLKSVVDPFLSSLVDMKSGDRMELCWGPGGAVTLAVKGQVKHRFTNKSLATGLWSIWFGNSPILSWKAQ
- a CDS encoding DinB family protein → MDSFWKTLIWGQFGATIDMLENAIHTCSDEVWGDRSRQPEFWYTVYHTLFFLDLCLSDSVEGFVPPAPFTMDELDPTGILPERVYTKVELLSYLEHGRQKCRARIANLTDEQAQQKAGFYWLDLNMAEILLHNLRHVQHHTAQLNLILRQTVDTVPRWVSKTRDADKVTQ